In Neomonachus schauinslandi chromosome 8, ASM220157v2, whole genome shotgun sequence, the genomic stretch tatccattcatctgtcggtggacatcttggctctttccacagtttggctattgtggacattgctgatagcCTTTACTTCTTACAACTCGATGAAGTAGGccttattatgtccattttacagatgaggaaactgaggcacaaacagGTTAAGTAATGTGCCCAAGTCATACATTTAGTATGTGGCAGAGTTAGGATTTAAACCAAGAGAGTGAGGTCATGAATCAGTGCTCTTAACTACTATGCAAACACTCAGAAAGTTActaaaaagcaggaagaaattcTTACCTTGTCATGGGCAACAGTTCACTAATCACTTAGTAAATGAAAGTGCAGTTTTTACCTAAGTCTCTAATGTGAAATGTGGGTAATTAAAGAATACACAGAGCCTGCAAACTCGTTTACTTTTATGACTGGTTCTAggcaaagaaaatgatttatGGGTTTAGAGAAGTCGAATTCATGAACCATTCTCTCTCAGGGAAACCAGCTGGTGGTCTATATTCACAATATCACTTCTCTACAATGGAAGACATAGCAATGGAGCTGTGTGAagacgttttttgtttttttggttttgtttttgtttttgctttgttttgtttttatggaaagGGAATTCGGTTAAAAGTGAAACATATTCGTGAGGTTAACTGAGAAAGAAATCGGGAGAAATCTGAGAGGAGCCCAGTGGAACTTGGTTTCCACAATTCTCATATTTaaccatgaaattaaaattaGGTGCAGGGCTAGATTTTCATGGGCATAAGGAGGTTTGTCAGTGAGTTCCAAAGAGTTCACATGGTCTTCTTTCTACTCCTTTCTAAAATCTGTCTGAAAGACCCGAGAATTTTGACTGCTGAGTAAACTTGCTCATTTAGTAAATAACGAGTAAAAAAAGTTAAGAGTTGACTCAGAAGAAAGACAGGAAGTATGGTAAACGTGGGTGAGGGCATTACAAAGTttgcaaacaaaaccaaatctcTAAAGCATGATGATTTGCTAAACTATTATAAGTAACTTGGGAGAGAAAGCAGGACACCCACAAGGgaattctttttcatcttttcccctTCTAGTCAGAGTTCCATCCAGATGTTGCAGCCTCATGCAGCTAgtagaataatttttaagaataataattgAAAAAGCAAACTAAGATTTAAATGGCCAagataaaaatacacaaagggGATGTTATAGTGTAATGTTTATtaagctaaattttattttaaattactccATTTCAGTACATGAAAGGAATGGTCCACAGTAAAACAAAAGTAGTATTTCcaagaatgttattttattatctcCAGTTCTGTATGCATTTTCGCCTTTGACATCTGTCTCTACCACCACGACCAACACAGAATGGTTCAAAATAGAATTGTGACTATGGGCATGGGAGTGAGATAAACTCAAAACAAGCAAACCAACACCAATGACCAGTAAAAGTGTTGCTCTTGATATTTATAGACCATATTTACAAAAGTCAAGTTAAACCAACTGGTCATTATGTACATGTGTTAATATTAGTACTTTATATTTACGGATTTGTGTGCATTTGTATTATcaagtaaaaagataaattttaaattatttatgaaaaatatataaaatatgactgATAACATACTTCAATTTGAGTACGTGTTCAAAACTCAGTGcttaaaaatctttggaaaaagtCCAACAGATATTCTGATGGCAGATGTTAAAAGCGAAAGAGATGAGGAAATAATGAGTGTTAAGCGTGATTTTAATAAgtaggggaggtgggcagaaagAAGGTGTACACCTGGGCAGGAATCACACAGGATAAGGCAGATGAAGACTCAGAAATGAAAGATGTACAGTTTTTCTCAAGATCCATGTCATGTGAAATTGAACAGAACCAAGGCACTTTCAGGAAAAGGTAAAGGAATTTAAGTTTTGATAATGAGTTCATACTATCAGCCAGTGCAGAACCGACTTCCGTCTAGAGAGTCGTTAGGAAGCATGCCCCGGACATTTACGGCACAGTCAGCTACAACGTCAAGTTCTTTGTTGGGCTTCCGTTAAGAGGGAAAGGGTGCCACGTGCCATATAATGCCCTCCCACAACCGCCCTGGCGATCTGTCCTCACCGGAGAAGCACGGGGTGGCATGAGCCCCCTTCCCAAACACAAGCGGGGTGGGAATTCTCGCACCtgaaaattcttctttctctaagaAGCCCCTAGGACTTGGGGCAACTCAGCCCTGCGCCGCGGCCCCCCAGATCTTCCCCGGGGTGTTTCGCGGCCGGGGCCGACCTGCTAGTTgaggcaggggcagcagcagcagcagagggtCCGGCAGGGGTTCTTCTTCTCGTACTGCACCGCCTTGCGCACCTGCGCCTTGGCCTGGCCGGTGTAGTCGAGGGTCCTCTCCACGTTGAGCTCGATGACGTTCAAGGTGTCGGCCTGCTCCTCCACCAGCACCGCCATCTGCAGGAAGAGCTCGTGCACGTCGCGGATGCGGCTCTCCAGCCGCAGCAGCTCGCGGTGGCGGCTCTCAATCTCGTTGAGGGCCGCCCGCGCGCCCTTCACGTCGGCTAGCAAGTTCTCAGAGAACACGTCCCACTTGCCCTGCTCGAACATGTCCTCGATCTGCTCGCCCGACACGTCCTTGCCCATGATCTCCAGCTGGCGCTGGATGCGGATCTTGCAGTTGTGGCGCTGCTTCATCTCGGCCTGGTTGTACTGGTGCATGGCGCTCTGGAAGGTGCGGGTGAGCGCGCTGTAGTGCGCGCGCCAGATGCGCGCCACCGCCGAGTTGGGGCCGTGCCGGGCCTCCGCCTCCTCGCTCAGCGCCTCCATGGCGCGCAGCTTGCGGTGGATGTTCTCGCCCCGGGCCTTGATGTCCTTGGCAATCGAGTTGGTGTCGCGCTTGATGCTGCTGAGGCGCCGCATGGACGTGAGGAAGCGGGCGTTCTGCTTTCCCAGCCGCTTCACGTCGGTCATCAGCTGCTGGTTTTCATTCTGAAGGTCCTGGATGTCTCGGTACAAGGACTCCAGGATGTGATCCGTCTCGAACACGATGTCCTCGTGGGGCGAGTCCAAGTCATCGTCCCCGTCTGGGAACTGCTGGTCATAGTTCTTGGTTAACTCCACAAGTTCGGCCAGCCGGTCCTTCATTTTGCCTGCAAGTACAGACTGGGGTTAAACTCCTGCAGCGACTCAAATACTTGCATTGAGAACACTGACgcccaaaataaagaaacttctGCACAGCGCTCCCAGTTCTTTATTCCCGGGTGTAGGCAACAAATACACTAAAGGAGCTAAATATTCTAGGACATTTGGCTCACAAGGAAAGGACTATCATGACCGAGAGGCGTGAACACAGCCGTACTTCATAGCCCATAAGGCCTCTGCAGCTCGGAACTCGAGTAATCagcaatttaaaatttcagaatgcctcaaaaaattaaaaatagagctaccctatgtcccagcaattgcactcttgggtattcaccccaaagacacagatgtagtgaaaagaagggccatatgcaccccagtgttcatagcaacaatgtccacaatagccaaactgtggaaagagccaagatgcccttcaacagatgaatggataaagaagatgtggtccacatatacgatggaatactactcagccatcagaaaggatgaataccaacttttacatcaacatggatgggactggaggacattatgctaagtgaaataagtcaagcagagaaagtcaattatatggtttcacttatttgtggaacataaggaatagcatggaggacattaggagaaggaagggaaaaatgaagggcgggaatcagagggggagacgaaccatgagagactatggactctgggaaacaaactgagggttttggggggggggatgggttagcctggtgatgggtattaaagagagcacgtattgcatggagcactgggtgttataggaaaacaatgaatcgtggatcactacatcaaaaactaatgatgtattgtatggtcactaacataacaaaataaaataaaatttaaaaaaataaaatttcagattgCATTAGGAACCAAtcactttttcttgctttatgttTTCCAAAAATCGCAAATCAAAACaggcacagaaaaaggaaaaagaagaagaaaatatttggaaggataaagatttttaaataaggacAGTCAATGTACTTCCAAGGCTGTAGGGCCAGCTCTAAGTGCTGTTTTTTGTCTATTTCAGCAAATGCTGAGCATGCCTGGTCCCAACCAACCTATCAGTTCTTAAAACAGTTACCATATAAATCatggtttaaaatgttttctcttaaaaatgttataaaagtaaaacatgctTGAAGTAAGACAACAAAATATAGACAAAAATCTAATGAGGAAGTATAAAATTTGGACGTTGACATTTCCTTGCTCCTCTGTTCATTATCACCGATACAGACTTCAGTTTGAGTGCCTGTTTGGTGGGGGTGacatctgaaaatatattttgatggaAGATATTAAAAGTGAAAGAGATAAGAAAGTGTTTAATGTGATTTTAGTAAGTaggagaggtgggcagagagAAGATACCCTTCTAGGTGGCAATCACATAGCATAACCAGATGAAATGTCAGAAACAAAAGATGTTCAGTTTTTCCCAAGGTCCCTAGTAGTAAGTATCTTTAACaaaactatttgaaaaattttttatatggaaaatttcaatCATACGTAACCCTAGTAGCAGTAATAAAGCACACTCTCATTTAACCCATTTAGCCATCACATAGTAGCAATATttgtacttttgttgttgttgttatgcaCATGCTGGTATTTTATTCATATCTGAATGCTAAACACAGTGcttaaacataaaatattcatttaaatgtatATGAAAGCTCTCAGATGCTGCCTTACCCCAGGTTCCCAAGAAAGCAGTCTGAAACAAATTTTATGTGCCAACATATTGCTGTGATACAATCCCAGGGCCTCcagggtgagggggagaagggAAGTGAGGTGGGAAAGAACAGAGACAAATACCCAGCTGGCTACAGCCTCACAAAACAACACAGCCAGTTGCTTAGTCAACTAGAAGTTTCCAGAAACACTACATGGAGTCGTGGCACCTGGAACAGTccatgaaaaggagaaagagggagggagtcATTTGTTTATTGCTTCCTTCCTGTCTCCTGTCTCTTCTTGGTCAATATTCAGCCAATGGCCATTAAAACCCCTCTACTTATCCACATCCTCAGGGCAGCCGCTGGGGAAACCAAGTCCTATGCCCATGACCGGGTGCTGCTGTGAAACCAGGCATGAGGGCACCTAAGCCTCTGTGGGTGCATCGGGTCACCCCCACACACTGGAGCTGATGTGGCTACCATCACAGCACACGTTACAGAGGCCTTGCCAAGGTCTGGTCCTCGGGGGAGGCTGAGACAGATGGCAGTGTTAGGAGATGAGGCGACAGAACAAACAGCTGGGTTCTTGGTTCTTCCCTGATCGGACAGCCAAGAACTAGAGGGTAGTTGAGACTGAGCGAATCAGGGAGGAGTATAAACTGGATCTGGAACAGACATACAtacagatgaacatggatgctaCTTTTATATTGGAATTGTTCATCTGTGTACACATCCAAGTGTTATCTGCAATATTTGTACTTCTCATGACCTTTTGAAACAAGTTGGCAGCTCAAGCAGAATTTCCATGTTTTCATAAGGGTGGTTCTAATTCGTTGCTACATAGCAAGGTAAAATAATGTTCTCTGTGTCCACATTTTTTCCAGGGAAGTGAAAAACGTTCATTTTTAGTAGCATGTATAAATGTCAAAATAATGAACATGTTCCCTTGGGCACAAGATTTTGTGGCTGCAAAGATTCTCTTCCGACTGTATAATTTGcagcaaagaaggaaaatgtagtAGCACTTAATGGACACTCAATCGATGAGGGATCTTGATCTCAAATTAAAAGCTTCTCTCAAGTTgaagtaattaattttatttcaccaAAGAATGCTGACAAGTTGGATTTAGTGATAAATGGGAAATGGTGAAATATTAACCATGGCCTCTCATCTGCTATGATCACTATTTACATAAATTAAGCAGAAGTTTTATTCCAAGGTGATGATTTTTAATACCCTGCTTAAAATGCCATTTTGCTATCTGGTGACAATGAAATGacaatgaaaaggcaactcaTATATGAAGAAATCTAAATGCTAGCGAACATAGGAGTAGCTGATATGTATCAGGTGCTTACTGTAATACCAAGTGCT encodes the following:
- the STX11 gene encoding syntaxin-11 — protein: MKDRLAELVELTKNYDQQFPDGDDDLDSPHEDIVFETDHILESLYRDIQDLQNENQQLMTDVKRLGKQNARFLTSMRRLSSIKRDTNSIAKDIKARGENIHRKLRAMEALSEEAEARHGPNSAVARIWRAHYSALTRTFQSAMHQYNQAEMKQRHNCKIRIQRQLEIMGKDVSGEQIEDMFEQGKWDVFSENLLADVKGARAALNEIESRHRELLRLESRIRDVHELFLQMAVLVEEQADTLNVIELNVERTLDYTGQAKAQVRKAVQYEKKNPCRTLCCCCCPCLN